ATtgggcatgattttttttttctatttctcaaTATTATAATTATTGGTCTTATTTTTCAAATAGGGTTGATTAAATTTATATAAAGTGGtattaattagattttttatgacaATATAGTCACTGTTCTAAATTGTTGAAAAGAATAGCTAAAATATAAAATGATGGCATCTTTTGATGGTTAGATATTCGTCGTTGCAATGTATGCAACAGAAAAAAGAGGATAGAACAAATAAAATGTGTAAATGCCAGAAAGAGAATATGGGTTGAAGGCTTCATAAATAAATCCAGTCTCAGacattaaaaaaagagaaagaaagaaagaaacagaatgAATTGCAGGTGATAAGAGacactttatgatgaaaactttcgAGTTTATGTTCTCATTGCTTTTTGTATTAAAGTCGTCATTTTAGAATGCATCCTCGTTGAAATGAAGAttgtttataataaaattataactaaataataattattatagtaaaatattttaaaaatagttatTACAGCCGTGATAATGCAACGGTGATCCCTGCTTATTTATccagatatttttttgatccatATGTGCACATATTTTTTGCCAAAAAGTAGAACTCTTTTCCACCAAAACCAATATGGCTATGGATTTGTTGTCCGCGTCAACACTTTTACTACAGTgtgttacctttttttttttgccttattTCCACGAGGAACCATCCTAAACCATGCATGTATTGTCTTAAACACAACAAGAAGTGATAGTTCAATAAAAGGGATGATAGTGagcattattttatttatttttatacatgctGTGTATGAAAAGGAAAGAGAATATAAAAGAAATGGAACCAAACGGCTTAAGACTTTGAGGGTGTGTTTGGTTTGTGATAGGAATCAAAATTTGCATCAGAATGAATTAAAAATAgaatgatcatatttttcaatgtatttgatttataatcaaaatcaaaattagatcatgctTTGTATGTTGGGAGAGAGTCAAGATTAGATTTTTAAGTATCGTAGCATTCCTGTTTTCTTTGGAATTAAAATAGGATCAGAACTTTCATCGGCTAAATTGATGGAAAGGAAGCCATGCATCTTTACCTATATTCCAAAGGCTAACTCTCTTTAATCAAACGTATCTTCATAATGGAGATGGAAAATAGAACTTTAAAAAGATAAAAGGATGAATTTCATGATTAAAAAACAAATATCATGGGTGCTTTCTAAATAGAATTGGACTTCAAAAGGGACTCGGGGGTGTGGAGATGCGTGTTAGTCCTCACCAAATCACATTAACACGTTGTACATTACTGAACCTAGCTCTGACATTGCAAGCCAATTTTGAGTCCGACCATACCGAAAAAGCGCGGCCTGGCCCATTTCGTAGACTATCTTATTCGTACCCACTCACGAATCGAAGCAAAAAAAACCTGGTTCCGATGCAGGGCGCCCGATACCGACTTGCCAACCACCAGTGAACCGGGGACGGCCTTTTCAAATCCCCGCTCTCCTTTGACATTTCTGCCCTCGCGATCTCTCCTTCTAGTCAGATCGCATGAGGGGCAGACCGAACGAAATCAGCCACGTCATTAGGACGGCATTCTCGTAATTATATTCACAACCAGGGCCCTTTTGAGTGCAATGCTTCGCACCGGCTAGCATTTTCCCGCTCAAAACCCAGGGATCTGCCCTAATATATGTCAAGCCATCTAGTGAAGCGACGCCGTCCTTCGCCTCTCCCTTCCTTTCTGCCCCTAGGTATGGAGGAAggattttttatgtttttatttttattattttttggttCTTAGAGAGGGATAGAGTGTGAAAAGAGATTTTTTCCCCCCATTTAATGGAATATTATTTAttacttttctctttttttgggaATTTTGGTTATTCTTAGATTATTGATCAATGCATTGTTTTGGCTTTTTCCCTCTTTCAGGTTTCTATCTTGCTTGAAACTTAGCGGAAATGGAGGGGGAAATGGAGAATGGAGGCAAAAACGACGCAACGGCGGATTCGCCCACATCCGTATTGGAAGACGAGGTATCTTTCTGTTTTGTTTCTTGCTGtctctttgtgtgtgtgtgtgtgttttattttttatgttttctaATAGTTTCATTTGATCTTAAGTTCCTTTCTTCGTTCCACTGTACTTCTAATTCACGCTtctattagggttagggtttcaactatttttttttaaacatatatTTTTAACCGTTGCTAAAGCATTTTTTCCCCTTGTTTTGGATAATAATATCATCTGATTTCAGATATTCTTTTTTCCTTCCATTATCTTTTCGATTCACTTGTtcgtcaagttttttttttcctccctttaTTTTCACCTTTTTACTTTCTATTTGGTTGTGGTAGCGGGAGTTACTCCTTTTGTCGATGCTATGTCTTGGTTATACTTTTTTTAATTCATGAAAATAGCAGATGTGCAACGGTCAGGCCACGGGTGGTGTTACATCGGAAGAGGAAGAAAAACCGCAAGTTGATGCCAATAGGAAGAGCGGGGCGGCCTTTGAGGAGGACTCGTCCCTGCCGCTCGAATTCGAGGCAAAGAATGGTGACACCTCTCTCATCACAGAAGCCATGGCACAGGAAGAGGAGAAGTTACTGGAGGCCCGAGTGATGGAGGAGATGAAGATAAAGCAGGAAGAAGCTCAGGATGCTCAAAATCCCAACTTTCGGTTCAGCAAGTTGGATGAGTTGCTGACACAGACCCAGCTCTACTCAGAGTTCCTCCTCGAGAAGATGGACGACATTACATTTGTTAAGTTTCTTTTGGtgtgtcttttttttttgacactCCTTTTGTTTGTTTTGATGCCTGTTTGAATTTTTGTATGGGTTTGACCAGCAGAATGGCATGGAGAACCCTGCTGAAGCAGGGAACGAGGCTAAAGGAAAGAAGAGTGGTCGCAGTCGAAAGAGGAAGTCCACCACCCAGTACAACAATGTGAGTTCATGCACTGATCCCTTTTCAAACACTGTGCTTGGGAATAGTATGAAAAGGATGATAAATTTTCTAGGTCATCTTTGGGCTGTAGAATGTTTTTATTTGTCAAAGGGAATTGCTTTTGGATGCACTTCATACTGAGTTTGTTAGGTTTCTGttgtattttcttaatatttgatgaaGATGTTAAGTCATGGTGTTGCTTGAACATAGAAAGGCTCGATGATTAGTGATTCGTAGTTAAATTTGGTGCTGAATTTAGAATTTTTCTTCCTTCTTGTTCTTAAGTGCTTAATATGTCTTTCACTTCTTGATTGTTTTAAAATTAAGCTAAAAATGTACTGCAAAAGAGATACCtgatttttctttaaatttagGCTATTCTGGATGGTTCTGTAATGAAGGTTTTTAGCTCTGCATTCTTGCATGTACTTGTTTATTTTTGGATTTCGTACTCATGTTAGCTAGTATGAAAAGTTTATGGCCTACATGCTTTTTTTGTTGTGCCTCATAGTTACATGTTTCCTAAAATTGTCTTTCATATGAACATTCCCTTTTCCCTGTTGGCACCAAATtcatttcctgttttcttcttAGAAAATATTTATTGGGTCTGCTAACAAATGGTAGGTGATAACATTTATTTATGATTTCTTTATAAGCATATTTCTTGCTTTATATGTTTTTCTAAATTGCACCATGCAAATTCTCTCTTGCTTATGTTATATATTCTGCTTACCATTGGGATGCCTAAACTTCTAAATTGGAtagatcattttattttttacacCTAAAGTTTCATACTTTTCAATTTCTTTAACTATTCTAGCATCACTGTTGAAGCCATTGAATATATTGCATGAAATTTCTGTTTCcaacatttttttttaaagacaaCCTGAGGTTATATTAGAACACAAAATCCTGCGACTGCATTAAGGGCCTACACCTTACAAATCATTAAGTAAAAGAGTGGTTAATATTGATCGAGTTTTTAAAAATGAGAAGTAGCTTATGGAGGCAGTACCAACTACCAACTACCAACTACGCACATCAAGCCACATGgagtagaagaaagaagaaaagggtcTCACAATCGAATACCAAGCCAATACAGAATGGTTAGCATTGTTATGCCCAAAAGCAGCACTTTTTCAGAAGAAAAAGATTTATCTATCAGTCAGctatatatatatggatgtatatgtgtgtgtgtgtgtattattcATATTCTTGTGCTTTTGTCATGCTATTCCATTTTTGGTTCCCCATACCTGACTAAGATGTATGCCTGCTTTGCTGTCTTTAGAGGAAAGCAAAGACTGCTGTTGCAGCAATGCTTACTAGATCCCATGAAACTATTGCTCCTGAAGATGCTGATCTTACAGAGGAGGAGAGGGCTGCAAAAGAGCAGGCCGAACTTGTGCCTCTAATGACTGGTGGACAGTTGAAGACTTATCAAATTAAAGGTGTTAAGTGGTTAATTTCACTCTGGCAGAATGGTCTCAATGGGATACTAGCGGATCAAATGGGCCTTGGCAAAACAATTCAGACAATCGGATTTCTTGCACATCTTAAAGGGAAGGGTTTAGATGGTCCTTACATGATTATAGCTCCTCTTTCTACTCTCTCAAATTGGGTAAATGAGGTTTCGAGGTAAAactgtttgtttttttttcttgttctctaTGCTTGTAAACATTTGTTTTGTAACATGAAAATTTTCAATTTCAGGTTTGTGCCTTCCATGAGTGCTATTATATACCATGGATCAAAGAAAGAAAGGATGGAGTTACGGAGAAAGTTTATGCCTAAAGCTATAGGCCCTAAATTTCCACTTATTGTTACTTCCTATGAGGTTGCACTCAATGATGCAAAGGTTCTAGCTCACTATAAATGGAAATATGTTGTAGTAGATGAGGTGATGCTAAAGCTAAATTActgttctttctttctattttgtaTCATATCAGTGCTTTCTGTACATTGTATTTGATCATTTATTCTTTTTGCCTTTTATAGGGCCATCGATTGAAAAATTCAAAGTGCATATTATTAAGGGAATTGAGACGCCTGCCAGTTGAAAATAAACTTCTTCTAACTGGAACACCTCTTCAAAACAACTTGGCTGAGCTTTGGTCATTATTGAACTTCATTTTGCCTGACATTTTTTCATCCCATCAAGAGTTTGAGTCATGGTAAGGATGCTGTGGGGTTTCATTTCCCGTCTGAATTGAACTGCATGTTGTTGAAGTTTGTATCTTTTCACTCTTATCACTATCAATGTTGTACACATACTTGTTTGACTTTGTGAGGCTTTGCAAGGAACTAATGGTTTCTTTTAGTAAATAGAAAGTCCACATCAGCACTGAAAGATTACTGTAGAAAGAATTGAAATCTTGCATGTGAATAGGTTGGAATTATTCTTTTGGTTGATTGTTAATACAGATTGTAAATAAGTTAGCTATGATGAATCTGTCTacattaaatggatatcttgggaACTGGTTTTCTAGTCAGTTTTATGAATCTCATAGATCAGCTATTCCTTCTTTATTCTCAAACTTTGTGATTGTCATTGCTTTTGGTCTATTTAGATACTGCTAAATTCTATTATCACATTAATTTTGGCAGTAGGCTCTTAACTTCTGATATAACAGAACTGAGAAAGTACCAGTTTGGGGAGTGTTCTCCCAGCATGCCCTCCACTCCCCaccccccctcccctcttctctagaTGGATGGACAACTTGACTCTTCCGATAATGAGTTCAACCGaccctaataattttgaaagtgatctctcttcttttctggAGATTGCTCAAGAATGTAGATATCGAAATAATTTTGCAAAATATCCTTTTTCTTGTATCTGCCAACAAATTAGGAAGTTTAAAAAACATATGGTGAAAGACcttcacatattatatatattctaATATTTTCCTTTATACAatgttgtaaataatttataatttaatctttttgtattctgtattttttttctctctcttgctgAGTCAGACACTTGGACGCGAGTCCAAATCTGATTCTTGAATCCATGTCCATTGAACACTGATTGATGTTCATCCGGACAACATTAAGTTTTATGGATCTCTAGCTGGTATATAAATTAGTTCTTCTCCTTTATTTTCCAATTcatttttttgtatttcttttttcAATTGGTAAAACATGTTTCTTGTACCAAAAAATACATTGTATGTGGCTCATGGACTGTATTTTGATCATTTTCTAGTCATTGATTTGGTTATTGATGTACATCTACTTTTCCAAGGTTTGATCTGTCTGGGAGGGGCAATGTCGAGAACCAGCAGGAAGAGAGTGAAGAAAAGAGAAGGGTTCAAGTACTTGGGTTTTCTGTAGATATGTTTACATATTCTGCAGTTACTAATTTCCTGTAAGTTTGCCTTGTATTTTCAGTAATATCTGATGGGTTTTTCAGGTAGTATCAAAGCTCCATTCTATTTTACGCCCATTCCTCCTACGACGAATGAAGGAAGATGTGGAACAAATGCTCCCTCGAAAGAAAGAGATCATTTTATATGCTAATATGACTCAGCACCAAAAGCATCTCCAGGATCTTTTAGTCAATAAATCACTTGAAAACTACTTGCAAGAGAAGACAGACAATGGTAAGGATTTTCTTTATGCGGGATGAGTTTTATTAAATCTTGTAAGATGTTTTGGACAAAGGAAAGACTGACCATTTGTCTTGTGTTTCATTGTTCTTTGTTTTGTTTTTAATTTTTGGACTGCGATATGGTAGTTTGGAGATCTGGCATGAAAGGGAAGCTGAATAGTTTGTTTATTCAGCTTAGAAAGAACTGCAACCATCCTGATCTCCTAGAGTCTGCATATGATGGATCATGTATGTGTTTTATAAATTGGTAACTTTATATTCAACAAGTACTGATGACTTCAACTTCATAATGTAGTTTTGCCTTTCTACGGTCTCTACAGATGTTTATCCTCCCATCGAACAGTTGGTGGAACAATGTGGCAAATTTCAGTTGCTGGACAGATTATTGGACTTACTACTTGCTCGGAAGCACAaagtctgttttttttttttaatatttctttaaTGGAATAATGTTGATATTTTAAAATGTTATGCAATTGGGGTCTTGTTCAGGTTCtaattttctcccaatggactaaAGTATTAGACATCATCGACTATTACTTCAGCGAGAAAGGCCTTGAGGTTTGCAGAATTGATGGGGGAGTCAAACTGGATGATAGGAAAAGGCAGGTAAGTGACATATTTTCTGGATAAAATGACTTTTTTCCTTTACAACAAACAGTTTTTATGTTACAAGATCTGTTAGATGCTAGTGATTTCCAGGTTTGGTTTTGCTTCTAATTGTCTTAGTTTTGATGTATGCCCACTTTTCCAATGGATTGTTTATATTTTGTGTACATAACATCATTTTACCATTTTGCATTTTGTATGTGCAGCTCATGAAGTGGTTTGCCGCCATTGAATTGAATTTGAGAAATTCATGCTACTTCAACATTGACATGTCTTTTTAACTGACATAGGGGACAAGCATCTATATTATCATGATCTGGATAACTGTCAGTATTTTACTAGTGGTCACAGTGTAGACTATAATACATATACTGATTAATGCATTTAGAtaatatgagattttttttatgtatgaCTGTGAATGCTATCATGCAAGCTGATACCCTTATTGTCAGAGCGGGGACTTTAAGGAAGGGCGAAAATGTGTGGTGTATGCCTTCTTTTGCATGTCTGTCAAGCATGCATGCATACAATGCAATATGAAACTGActtgattttcttttcttttctttttctttttctttttgaattacCATCATTTTGCGGATTGAGCCACTATATTACTTTGCATTTTGAATTAAAGAACTAAAAGTTTGCTGGGAGAAGATCATGTAAGCATGTTTCATATATCATTTGATTGAATACAATCTTACATTTATATGAAAGGTTTAACTAGGGCTGCCAATGTGGTAGGTCACCCCAACCAGACCAGCTTAATATTTGATTCTGGACCCAAACCCAGTCCACTGGCCAATTGAGTCGGGTTGGGCCTGGTCAATGGAAAATATTTTAAATGGATCTTTTGAGCTGGATCAGGGTCAAGTATGACCCAGACTTGGCCCGAACTTGGGTCAAGACTGACTCAAGTCAAGTCTGCATTTGGACGAAGCATTTAGCTATTATTTTTTAGCTAAACTTTAATAATTTCTAACTAAATATAAATCAGtaaaagatttaaataaaattaaaaattaccttaaACATGagtttttattcatttttttagtTTTATGGAAGAAATTATCTTTCTTGAGGTACAACTTTAcactttataattttaaaatcatatgttAATATGCTTAAGAACATTATAAATAGGAATTCTCTAAAACAATTAATGAGTGTTTAAATATAATTGTGTTAAGTGAAAGTAGGTTAGAGGAAATGCAACTGTTGAGATAAACAGAGAGGGATTATTTTAAATGAGCGTTTGTttaatgaatttaaaaaaaaaaaaaaacatttaggGTAAAAGAGTAGGGTCTTTGTATGATTCTGGCTTTCAGGATAGGTAGGATTGGTTATGGGTTGGGTCAGGCCCATTTCTCTGTTGGCTCAAATAAGGCCCAGACGATTTGTAGGACAGGTTTGATCAGGTTGGATTGGAAAATAAAATACCCAGTTTCAATTGTGAACCTCACCTGACCCATGAGTCTTTAAATACAAGTTGTGCCAGGTCTAATTGGGTTGGGACTGTCAGGTCATGGATCGTCTGTCCCTTTTGCAGCATTTATTATAGCTATTCAAATGCATGTTAAATTGTAGCTAACACAGCATGCTTTTGAAACAATTTCCCCCTCATGTGGTCCATGTGTTCCTGAATTCTTAATATTTATGGTTTTATTAGTGGTGTAAAAGCAGGTGGACTAAATAAATTATGCCTTGTTCTTGTAAATGACAGATAGAGGCATTCAATGATCTAAGTAGCAATGTCAATATCTTTCTTCTCAGCACTCGGGCTGGTGGGTTGGGTATTAATCTTACTGCTGCTGATACCTGTATATTATATGACAGTGACTGGGTAAGCTGCTTTTCTAGGTCATAGTTTGTCCTTGCATTATGATGTAGTGCAAATATTTGTGAACTGACCGACTTTTTTCATTAAATACAGAACCCTCAAGTGGATCTGCAGGCAATGGATCGATGCCACAGGATTGGGCAAACACGGCCAGTACATGTATATAGGCTGGCAACATCACATTCTGTAGAGGTTGAATGTTCTTGAAACCATTTGTGTTTTTGAGAACATATGCATCACAGGAAGAAAGCTTATAACCCTTTGTGTTTGCAGGGACGGATCATAAAGAAAGCTTTTGGGAAATTAAAGTTGGAGCATGTAGTTATTGCAAAAGGACAATTTCAGCAAGACAGGGTGAAGCCCAACACCTTAGAGGTTGGTATGGTTTGTCCCTTTCTCTTTGTGATGTTTAAAAGTGATTTGAAAATTGTACTCTGTTTGGGTTTTCTTTCTCCCATTAAAATATGTCTCGAGCTCATTTTTTTTCCTTGGATATTTTGGAATGATTGCCTAGCATAACCTAACCTTTGCTCCATCACAATACTGTTTTAAAGTACTGCTACGTTAGATAACCACACAATGGAATAGATTATTTTGGAAACAAGATGCTGGATGCATGGCTCACTAACCACATAAGAGACCATTTGCTTGTCTGATTTATTtactttcttttcttgttcttgtAATCTATTTTTTTGTACATATGTGTATGTGCATGCGTGCTTGCTTGTGCAAACATGTCCTTGTGTGTGTCTGTTTCTGTGGTGTATCCATCCATGTGTGGGTGTGGTTGTGTGTTAATGTGGTGTGCATGCATGCCTCTGGATCTGTGTATGCCTATGGATATGTGTGCACGTTCATGcccgtgtttttttttttttttttttgcttcagtATTTGAGTAGGATTGGTTTTCGAATTGCATTGCCTTCTCTCTTTGCCATTATATAGTTCTTTTTCATTTTCAAACTTTGAAAAACAAGCTTCTTGTGGATTTCTAGCTCCACTCAAAATTTAAAACAGAAGATCTATTGctttcattcatttttttatcttttgtgaCATGATTAATGAATGGGTTATATCTCTTTTGGTCTCCTTTTGTCTTAAGTTGCCTTCCCTAACCTCTTGATACAAattaagttgtacaaagaaaagacaATTTAAAGATGTCATGGAACTTTTAGCAGACCAAGATGAGCATGTTATAGTTAATGCTAGACAGCTTAAATAGATAGTGTTAATATTGAGAGGCATAGAAAATTAGGGATATGATTGAAGATTGTAGTAAAggcatctggtgcaagaaaaggtTGTCAGATGTATTGGGATTTATATTTGGAAATTAAATTAGTTTACTGTGaagaatttttcttataatttccACGACTTAGCCTTCTGTTCCAGTGTTGTCATCTGGGATGGAAAGCTAGCAAACAATGAGGCAATGGTGGTACGGGCTTCATTTGATGAATAGAAATAAGCTTGCTGCAATAATTGAGGGTGGAGATAAGTTggtttgatcaaaaatccttcaGCCCGTAATCCATATTTGAGCCTTTATAATCCTATACCTGACCCATTTATTTTATACCGGCCCATTTCCAACCCACCAACACAATTACTGGTTGTCAAATCTTTTATTTTGGTTAATggtaatgaaaatgccaaaaatagggGGACTTGGGGTGATGCTAAATACTCTGATTCTCCCATCCACCTTTCTCTGCACGTACTAGGTGTTTGATGATAAGTTGAAAGGGTTGTTCAACCTGCGGTGACTTGCCAGGGTGGATGTTCAAACCCATAACTACAATCATTTTGCTGACTCAAACCCAGCTAGATTATTTTGGGCTGGTTGGCAGGTCTGGGTGAGAATTTGCCACCCCTAGCTGCAATCCTTTTGACCGAATGCTTCTGAAATTCGAATAGTGCTGTGCTTGGATTCCTAAAGTTTTGGAAAGAActaaaataaataactaaaatctAGAAAGTAATATTAGAGCATAGGTATTCTAGTGTATATAGTTTTTGATGAAGTTATGAATAGTTGGAAAAAGCTACATGAATGTTAACAAAACTCAGGAAaacaattaaatataaataaatgacaCAATTAAGCATGTTGCTGTGAAACTGTGTTAATAGTAATGTGAAGGTACTGATGGTAGTGAGATGGTCAAATAGTAAGTTGGTTTCATGCTGCAAAATATGATCTTATAGGTGAGTCTTTGGGAATTGTTGGGAATTCAAATAGTATAAAGGAGATGCTTGTTTATGAGAGGTGGTCTGATTCTATTTAGGGTGTAGCTTGGTCGGGTTTGGTGCATGCCCAGGTCATACCTATAATCCTAATATAGGATGGTTCTAGGTCATGTCTATACCCAGGTTTGAACCATTTGCTTAACTGGTTTGGTCAGTGGTCATACCTATACGCAGGCTTGAGCCATTTGCTTAGCTGGTTTGATTAGTTTCGAGCAGTATGAGACAGTCCCATGTTCTTAAGACTCAACTATTTCAGGTCAACTCTGgtcaaattttattatttgaatcTGAACTAATTGGATCATGTTTTGAGACCAAATTTGTAGGTGTATTTCTTGCTTTgagtttttcaaaaaacttggacTGACTTGGGTTTGGAAGGTATCTAGGTG
This genomic window from Elaeis guineensis isolate ETL-2024a chromosome 13, EG11, whole genome shotgun sequence contains:
- the LOC105055944 gene encoding ATP-dependent DNA helicase DDM1 isoform X1, yielding MEGEMENGGKNDATADSPTSVLEDEQMCNGQATGGVTSEEEEKPQVDANRKSGAAFEEDSSLPLEFEAKNGDTSLITEAMAQEEEKLLEARVMEEMKIKQEEAQDAQNPNFRFSKLDELLTQTQLYSEFLLEKMDDITFQNGMENPAEAGNEAKGKKSGRSRKRKSTTQYNNRKAKTAVAAMLTRSHETIAPEDADLTEEERAAKEQAELVPLMTGGQLKTYQIKGVKWLISLWQNGLNGILADQMGLGKTIQTIGFLAHLKGKGLDGPYMIIAPLSTLSNWVNEVSRFVPSMSAIIYHGSKKERMELRRKFMPKAIGPKFPLIVTSYEVALNDAKVLAHYKWKYVVVDEGHRLKNSKCILLRELRRLPVENKLLLTGTPLQNNLAELWSLLNFILPDIFSSHQEFESWFDLSGRGNVENQQEESEEKRRVQVVSKLHSILRPFLLRRMKEDVEQMLPRKKEIILYANMTQHQKHLQDLLVNKSLENYLQEKTDNVWRSGMKGKLNSLFIQLRKNCNHPDLLESAYDGSYVYPPIEQLVEQCGKFQLLDRLLDLLLARKHKVLIFSQWTKVLDIIDYYFSEKGLEVCRIDGGVKLDDRKRQIEAFNDLSSNVNIFLLSTRAGGLGINLTAADTCILYDSDWNPQVDLQAMDRCHRIGQTRPVHVYRLATSHSVEGRIIKKAFGKLKLEHVVIAKGQFQQDRVKPNTLEESELLALLRDEEDEEDKLVQTDITDEDLLRVLDRSDLTGRADGDAASISSLPLRGPGWEVVIPTKSGGSVLSSLSS
- the LOC105055944 gene encoding ATP-dependent DNA helicase DDM1 isoform X2; the protein is MEGEMENGGKNDATADSPTSVLEDEQMCNGQATGGVTSEEEEKPQVDANRKSGAAFEEDSSLPLEFEAKNGDTSLITEAMAQEEEKLLEARVMEEMKIKQEEAQDAQNPNFRFSKLDELLTQTQLYSEFLLEKMDDITFNGMENPAEAGNEAKGKKSGRSRKRKSTTQYNNRKAKTAVAAMLTRSHETIAPEDADLTEEERAAKEQAELVPLMTGGQLKTYQIKGVKWLISLWQNGLNGILADQMGLGKTIQTIGFLAHLKGKGLDGPYMIIAPLSTLSNWVNEVSRFVPSMSAIIYHGSKKERMELRRKFMPKAIGPKFPLIVTSYEVALNDAKVLAHYKWKYVVVDEGHRLKNSKCILLRELRRLPVENKLLLTGTPLQNNLAELWSLLNFILPDIFSSHQEFESWFDLSGRGNVENQQEESEEKRRVQVVSKLHSILRPFLLRRMKEDVEQMLPRKKEIILYANMTQHQKHLQDLLVNKSLENYLQEKTDNVWRSGMKGKLNSLFIQLRKNCNHPDLLESAYDGSYVYPPIEQLVEQCGKFQLLDRLLDLLLARKHKVLIFSQWTKVLDIIDYYFSEKGLEVCRIDGGVKLDDRKRQIEAFNDLSSNVNIFLLSTRAGGLGINLTAADTCILYDSDWNPQVDLQAMDRCHRIGQTRPVHVYRLATSHSVEGRIIKKAFGKLKLEHVVIAKGQFQQDRVKPNTLEESELLALLRDEEDEEDKLVQTDITDEDLLRVLDRSDLTGRADGDAASISSLPLRGPGWEVVIPTKSGGSVLSSLSS